A stretch of the Capra hircus breed San Clemente chromosome 10, ASM170441v1, whole genome shotgun sequence genome encodes the following:
- the UBAP1L gene encoding ubiquitin-associated protein 1-like has product MNALDDVPFKVPKGFVIDTEPLPGPDLSVPDCRELLLGSMLKPRVRVACDECLGHRIGSCLDLDSVWLNRFPGGQEVGVCPQTLVCLAEPPLALYLQHDFGLERRTLFWVEAVIRGPCPVQCDGPGAASAPPAWLLLASPEQGLEPVPAAVEDPEAGSQDQPEEEEEEEEEEEEDQEEEAASSAMEEDPEPCSPQPSSAASPCLGQHRCSLDMLRGVRSELVGARRRLSEGKLASHPRSLLHRLRHRALSLCPAPPLGPAPPPRSAPTQNPQSPVSEASLPSTRTPPLGPKTSLPSTLTLPPRPSTAGAMPPLRSHKPTVASLSPYTCLPPPGQVPQPRAAHRLQPDSADLLSALSQEEQDLIGPVVALGYPLHRAIVALQKTGRQSLSQFLSYLSACDRLLRQGYEEGLVDEAMEMFQFSESQAGEFLRLSEQFSDMGFQQDRIKEVLLVHGNRREQALEELVACAQ; this is encoded by the exons CTAAAACCGAGGGTGAGGGTGGCCTGCGATGAATGCCTGGGGCATAGAATCGGAAGCTGTCTAGATCTGGATAGTGTATGGTTGAACAGGTTCCCCGGGGGCCAGGAGGTAGGGGTGTGCCCCCAGACCCTGGTTTGCCTGGCGGAGCCTCCCCTGGCCTTGTATCTGCAGCACGACTTCGGCCTGGAGAGAAGGACACTCTTCTGGGTGGAGGCTGTCATCCGGGGACCCTGCCCAGTCCAATGCGATGGTCCAGGGGCAGCTTCCGCCCCTCCGGCCTGGCTCTTGCTGGCCAGCCCCGAGCAAGGGCTGGAACCCGTGCCTGCCGCAGTTGAAGATCCGGAGGCCGGATCCCAGGATCagcctgaggaggaggaggaagaagaggaggaggaggaggaggaccagGAAGAGGAAGCAGCCTCCTCTGCCATGGAGGAAGACCCGGAGCcctgcagcccccagcccagctccGCGGCGAGCCCCTGCCTGGGCCAACACCGATGCTCGCTGGACATGCTGCGCGGCGTGAGGTCGGAGCTGGTTGGGGCTAGGCGGCGGCTCTCCGAGGGCAAGCTTGCCTCCCACCCCCGCAGCCTCCTGCACCGCCTCCGCCACCGAGCTCTGAGCCTCTGCCCTGCGCCGCCCCTGGGCCCAGCGCCTCCACCCCGCAGTGCTCCCACGCAGAACCCGCAGTCCCCtgtttctgaggcctctctccccaGCACCCGCACGCCCCCCTTGGGCCCCAAGACGTCGCTCCCCAGCACCCTCACGCTGCCCCCGCGGCCTTCCACGGCCGGCGCCATGCCCCCGCTGCGGAGCCACAAGCCCACAGTTGCG TCCCTCAGCCCGTACACCTGCCTGCCACCTCCTGGACAGGTGCCCCAGCCTCGTGCTGCCCACAGATTGCAACCTGATTCTGCTGACTTGCTGTCTGCCCTGAGCCAGGAGGAGCAAGACCTCATCGGGCCAGTGGTTGCCCTGGGGTACCCCCTGCACAGGGCCATCGTGGCTCTGCAGAAGACGGGGCGGCAGAGCCTGAGCCAG TTTCTCAGCTACCTTAGCGCCTGTGACCGGCTGCTGCGACAGGGCTACGAGGAGGGGCTGGTGGATGAGGCCATGGAGATGTTCCAGTTCTCCGAGAGCCAG gCAGGGGAGTTCCTGCGCCTCTCGGAGCAGTTCAGCGACATGGGCTTCCAGCAGGACCGCATCAAGGAAGTGCTGCTGGTCCATGGCAACCGCCGCGAGCAAGCCCTGGAGGAGCTGGTGGCCTGTGCCCAGTGA